One part of the Methanobrevibacter sp. genome encodes these proteins:
- a CDS encoding flavodoxin family protein, giving the protein MKILALQASPRKKGNTNRVLDEMIKGAEDNGHEVKKYFLQGLDINPCSGCEICAKGKDCRFNDDGAEIIDQLAEGAGVILASPIYFGQMTAQAKTIIDRFYSIFN; this is encoded by the coding sequence ATGAAAATTTTAGCATTACAGGCAAGCCCTAGAAAAAAGGGCAATACTAATCGTGTTTTGGATGAGATGATTAAGGGAGCTGAAGATAACGGTCATGAAGTTAAGAAATATTTCTTACAAGGGTTGGATATTAATCCCTGTAGCGGTTGTGAAATCTGTGCAAAAGGCAAAGACTGCAGATTCAATGATGATGGTGCTGAAATCATTGACCAATTGGCAGAAGGCGCTGGTGTTATTTTAGCTTCACCAATATACTTTGGTCAGATGACTGCACAGGCAAAAACAATTATTGATAGGTTTTATTCTATTTTTAAC